A stretch of DNA from Streptomyces venezuelae:
CGAACGGGGACAGCGCGGAGCCGTCGATGACGACCTCGGCGTCGAAGACCGCGTCCTCGTCGGTGCGCAGGGTCTTCCAGTAGGCGACCGCCGCGTCCCAGTCGGCGCCCCGGGGGGCGTGGTCTCGCCCTTCCAGGTAGTCGAAGGTGGTCTGGTCGGGGGCGATCATGCCCGCCCGGGCGCCGGCCTCGATCGACATGTTGCAGATGGTCATCCGGGCTTCCATCGAGAGCTTCTCGATGGCCGCGCCGCGGTATTCCAGGACATAGCCCTGGCCGCCGCCGGTGCCGATCTTGGCGATGATCGCCAGGATCAGGTCCTTGGCGGTGACGCCCTCGGCCAGCTCCCCGGTGACCGTGATGGCCATGGTCTTGGGGCGGGCCAGCGGGAGCGTCTGGGTGGCCAGTACGTGCTCGACCTGGCTGGTGCCGATGCCGAAGGCCAGCGCGCCGAAGGCGCCGTGGGTGGAGGTGTGGGAGTCACCGCAGACCACGGTGGTGCCGGGCTGGGTCAGTCCCAGCTGCGGTCCCACCACGTGGACCACACCCTGCTCGACGTCACCCAGCGAATGCAGCCGGACACCGAATTCCGCGCAGTTGCGGCGCAGCGTCTCCAGCTGGGCCCGGGAGACCGGGTCCGCGATCGGCTTGTCGATGTCGAGGGTCGGGGTGTTGTGGTCCTCGGTGGCGATGGTCAGGTCCAGGCGCCGGACCTTGCGGCCGGCCTGCCGCAGCCCGTCGAAGGCCTGCGGGCTGGTCACCTCGTGCAGCAGGTGCAGATCGATGAAGAGGAGGTCGGGCTCGCCCTCTGCGCGCCGGACGACGTGATCGTCCCAGACCTTCTCCGCGAGTGTCCTACCCATCGCTTTCCCTCCGGCCGGCTGGTTGTGCCGGCACTCCTAGAGATCCCGGACCCAGTGGTTCGTGTGCCCGCA
This window harbors:
- the leuC gene encoding 3-isopropylmalate dehydratase large subunit; its protein translation is MGRTLAEKVWDDHVVRRAEGEPDLLFIDLHLLHEVTSPQAFDGLRQAGRKVRRLDLTIATEDHNTPTLDIDKPIADPVSRAQLETLRRNCAEFGVRLHSLGDVEQGVVHVVGPQLGLTQPGTTVVCGDSHTSTHGAFGALAFGIGTSQVEHVLATQTLPLARPKTMAITVTGELAEGVTAKDLILAIIAKIGTGGGQGYVLEYRGAAIEKLSMEARMTICNMSIEAGARAGMIAPDQTTFDYLEGRDHAPRGADWDAAVAYWKTLRTDEDAVFDAEVVIDGSALSPFVTWGTNPGQGAPLSANVPDPASYEDASERLAAEKALEYMGLTAGQPLRDIRVDTVFVGSCTNGRIEDLRAVAGIIRGRKVADGVRMLVVPGSVRVALQAVEEGLDKVFTEAGAEWRHAGCSMCLGMNPDQLAPGERSASTSNRNFEGRQGKGGRTHLVSPQVAAATAVLGHLASPADLTDAPAPATAGV